In Ignavibacteriales bacterium, a single window of DNA contains:
- a CDS encoding RidA family protein, producing the protein MNKSVILTKEAPAPIGPYNQAIKATGSFLFTAGQVPIDPHGGQVVQGDIKTQTRLVMKNLQAILEKAGCSFENVVKTTVFLKDMNEFAGMNEVYAEFFKADPPARSTVEVARLPRDVRVEIEAIALVNE; encoded by the coding sequence ATGAATAAATCTGTCATATTAACAAAAGAAGCTCCTGCCCCAATCGGGCCATACAATCAAGCGATAAAAGCAACCGGTTCATTTTTATTCACAGCGGGTCAAGTACCGATCGATCCCCACGGTGGTCAGGTTGTACAGGGCGACATTAAAACTCAAACGCGTCTCGTGATGAAAAATCTTCAGGCGATTTTGGAAAAAGCCGGATGCTCTTTTGAAAATGTCGTAAAGACAACTGTCTTTTTAAAAGATATGAATGAATTCGCGGGAATGAACGAAGTATATGCCGAATTTTTCAAAGCTGACCCGCCGGCTCGATCGACTGTGGAAGTGGCGCGGTTGCCGCGAGACGTCCGCGTTGAGATCGAAGCGATTGCTTTAGTGAATGAATAA
- a CDS encoding PAS domain-containing protein, whose protein sequence is MKPNIWVNEFPGAVTVCDENGIILEMNEKAIKTFESDGGAKLIGTNLIECHPEPSRSKLIELLKTQRRNVYTIEKNGIKKIIYQSPWYTDGKYSGLVELSLEIPFELPHFVRK, encoded by the coding sequence ATGAAACCAAACATCTGGGTCAATGAATTCCCCGGGGCGGTAACCGTTTGCGATGAGAATGGAATTATTCTTGAAATGAATGAGAAAGCAATAAAAACATTCGAGTCCGACGGCGGTGCAAAGCTAATCGGAACTAATCTTATCGAATGCCATCCTGAACCATCACGCTCGAAACTGATAGAATTGCTGAAGACGCAACGAAGAAATGTATACACGATAGAGAAAAATGGAATAAAAAAAATTATCTATCAATCGCCATGGTACACGGATGGAAAATACTCGGGGCTTGTGGAACTCTCACTAGAAATTCCTTTCGAACTCCCACACTTTGTCCGGAAGTAA